Proteins encoded within one genomic window of Fibrobacter sp. UWB16:
- a CDS encoding response regulator transcription factor — MQQHRILIVEDEEIIRLGLQDNFELENYEVETACDGEEAIAKTDSFQPHLILLDVMLPKKSGFEVCRIIRKKHPECIIIMLTAKTEETSKVAGLDMGADDYVTKPFSILELLARVKAFLRRIDLQAQATPTKQLASVDAVDFADIHLDFKKFVATKAGVPLELSTREFQILKYFWQRRGEVVLREDLLQDLWGYTPENMPSTRTIDNHIVNLRRKLEDDQANPKIILSIRGAGYKFDA; from the coding sequence ATGCAGCAACACAGAATCCTCATTGTTGAAGACGAAGAAATCATCCGGCTTGGGCTCCAGGATAACTTCGAGCTCGAAAACTATGAAGTCGAAACGGCATGCGACGGCGAAGAAGCCATAGCAAAGACAGACTCGTTCCAGCCGCACCTCATTTTGCTGGACGTGATGCTCCCCAAGAAGAGCGGTTTTGAAGTCTGCCGCATCATTCGCAAGAAGCACCCGGAATGCATCATCATCATGCTTACCGCAAAGACCGAAGAAACGAGCAAAGTCGCAGGGCTCGACATGGGCGCCGATGACTACGTGACAAAGCCGTTCTCAATTCTAGAACTTTTGGCTCGCGTGAAGGCGTTCCTCCGCCGTATCGACTTGCAGGCACAAGCAACCCCGACAAAGCAGCTCGCATCTGTCGATGCCGTCGATTTTGCCGACATCCACTTGGACTTCAAGAAATTCGTCGCTACAAAGGCAGGCGTTCCGCTGGAGCTATCCACACGAGAATTCCAGATCCTCAAATATTTCTGGCAGCGTCGTGGCGAAGTCGTCTTGCGCGAAGATTTGTTGCAGGATCTCTGGGGCTACACTCCCGAGAATATGCCTTCAACACGCACGATTGACAACCATATCGTGAACTTGAGGCGTAAACTCGAAGACGACCAGGCAAATCCGAAAATCATCCTTTCTATCCGTGGAGCAGGCTACAAGTTCGATGCGTAA